Proteins encoded together in one Balaenoptera ricei isolate mBalRic1 chromosome 2, mBalRic1.hap2, whole genome shotgun sequence window:
- the VCPKMT gene encoding protein N-lysine methyltransferase METTL21D isoform X1 gives MAAPLESSGEDQLRNFVRVLEKRDGTVLRLQQYGSGGVGCVVWDAAIVLSKYLETPEFSGDGAHALSRRSVLELGSGTGAVGLMAATFGADVIVTDLEELQDLLKMNINMNKHLVTGSVQAKVLKWGEEIEDFPSPPDYILMADCIYYEESLEPLLKTLKDLSGSETCIICCYEQRTMGKNPEIEKKYFELLQLDFDFEKIPLEKHDEEYRSEDIHILYIRKKKSKFPS, from the exons ATGGCGGCTCCTCTGGAGTCCTCCGGGGAGGACCAACTGCGGAACTTTGTGCGAGTTTTGGAGAAGCGAGATGGCACGGTGTTACGACTACAGCAGTACGGCTCCGGCGGCGTGGGTTGCGTTGTTTGGGACGCTGCCATCGTCCTTTCTAAATACCTGGAAACGCCCGAGTTTTCCGGCGATGGGGCCCACGCGCTGAGCCGGCGGTCGGTGCTGGAGCTGGGCTCTGGCACCGGGGCCGTGGGGCTCATGGCTGCTACCTTCGG GGCAGATGTCATAGTCACCGACCTAGAGGAATTGCAAGACTTGCTGAAGATGAATATTAATATGAACAAGCATCTTGTCACTGGTTCTGTTCAAGCCAAGGTACTGAAATG GGGGGAAGAAATAGAAGACTTTCCTTCTCCTCCAGACTACATCCTGATGGCCGACTGCATATACTATGAAGAG TCTTTGGAGCCACTGTTGAAAACCCTAAAAGATCTCAGTGGATCTGAGACTTGTATTATATGTTGTTATGAACAACGAACAATGGGAAAAAATCCAGAAAtcgagaaaaaatattttgag cttCTTCAACTAGACTTTGACTTTGAAAAAATTCCTTTGGAAAAACATGATGAAGAATATCGAAGTGAAGATATTCACATTTTatacatcagaaagaaaaaatcg aaattTCCGTCGTGA
- the VCPKMT gene encoding protein N-lysine methyltransferase METTL21D isoform X2, producing MAAPLESSGEDQLRNFVRVLEKRDGTVLRLQQYGSGGVGCVVWDAAIVLSKYLETPEFSGDGAHALSRRSVLELGSGTGAVGLMAATFGADVIVTDLEELQDLLKMNINMNKHLVTGSVQAKSLEPLLKTLKDLSGSETCIICCYEQRTMGKNPEIEKKYFELLQLDFDFEKIPLEKHDEEYRSEDIHILYIRKKKSKFPS from the exons ATGGCGGCTCCTCTGGAGTCCTCCGGGGAGGACCAACTGCGGAACTTTGTGCGAGTTTTGGAGAAGCGAGATGGCACGGTGTTACGACTACAGCAGTACGGCTCCGGCGGCGTGGGTTGCGTTGTTTGGGACGCTGCCATCGTCCTTTCTAAATACCTGGAAACGCCCGAGTTTTCCGGCGATGGGGCCCACGCGCTGAGCCGGCGGTCGGTGCTGGAGCTGGGCTCTGGCACCGGGGCCGTGGGGCTCATGGCTGCTACCTTCGG GGCAGATGTCATAGTCACCGACCTAGAGGAATTGCAAGACTTGCTGAAGATGAATATTAATATGAACAAGCATCTTGTCACTGGTTCTGTTCAAGCCAAG TCTTTGGAGCCACTGTTGAAAACCCTAAAAGATCTCAGTGGATCTGAGACTTGTATTATATGTTGTTATGAACAACGAACAATGGGAAAAAATCCAGAAAtcgagaaaaaatattttgag cttCTTCAACTAGACTTTGACTTTGAAAAAATTCCTTTGGAAAAACATGATGAAGAATATCGAAGTGAAGATATTCACATTTTatacatcagaaagaaaaaatcg aaattTCCGTCGTGA